CCTCTCCCTCCAAAACCCTTTCGGAATCGAAGAAGCGGGGCAGACCCTTCATCTTCTCGTAGACCATGAACGCCACAGCGAAGACAATGCACCACACGAATGCGGCAGCGAACTCCTGGGTGTTCAGTGCGTTGTTGACGGTGATATCGAACTCGGAGTGATACAGCATGTAGATGACCACCCCAGTGAAACTGGAGATGGCCAGTCCGAACAGGAAGATGAACGTCGCGATGAGCTCTCTGTAGAACTTCAGGTTGAAGAATGCAATCAGGGAGATGACCGCGCAGAATCCGAGTACAGGATACGGTATGACGCACAGCCTGAATCCTGGGTAGCACTCTGTGTCGATCCCATAGGCGAGTGCCAGAGAGACGGCGAGTGCGATGATATGGAGGATCGGGAACACGATTCTGATGTTCCTTCCCAGGAATGCCTCCACAATGTACAGCACGGAAATGAAGACTGACACGGCGGACGCGGAGACCAGCGGCGGTGATTCAAGAGAGATTCCCGCAGCCAGGGATATCACGGAGAAAAGCACCGTAACCGCGTAGATGCACATGCCGATTTTCGAAGACACACGACCCCATTATCGGTACTATCGATAAGTGTATCGCTTTGTAAAGTACAGAAGAGTACGTTTCACTTCCCGTTCTTTCCGATGACGTAGTCCTTGTAGACACTGCAGGGGTAGCCTGTCGCACCGGAGCGGGCACCCTCGGGGGGAGGGGTCATGTAGTTCCCGTAAAGTTGGGTGAGGACGGCATCGTATTCTTTCGGGAGGGGCACATCGGTATCCTCGAACCGATGCATGATCGGCTCGCCCCACCATTCCTTGGGGAAGACATCGTTCTGACGTATCGCACAGCGTATGACTGAAAGAGGAGTGTCCTTGTTGCATATCATGTCCGCAAGGCGTTGGAACACTCCCACCGTCCATGCAAGACATTTATGCAGCCTTATCGAGGAAATGTGGTCGACTACGGTGGCGGACAGGTGGATGCCTGCAACCGGCAGCTTGATCAGCAGGGACCGGACCTTTGTAGACGGGGAATCCGACAGAACGAAGAGATCGATGAAGGGGGCCCTTTTGTTCTTTAGGTCGTCCTCGAAGTCCTCCGTTTTGAGGATGACATGCGGGTGGGTATCGGCGGAAGGAAAGTGCCAGTAGTACTTGTTTGAATCAAGATCCTGAGTCATCGCATCATCGATGCGGGGCAGGTCCTTCTCCCAAACGGCCAGATCGATGTCGTCGTCCCATGGGATGAAACCGTCGTGTCTGACGGCGCCGAGAGCGGATCCGTAGCAGAGGTAGAAGGGGATGCCGTGTGATTCCAGAACCTCGGAGACATCCTTGTACATCGAAATCAGGCGGGCCTGTTCATCGTTCATGGGCACCCATGCGATTGGTTAGTGCGTATAATACCGTGTCGGACAATCAAGCATATATCATCCTGCATTCATCAAGGGGCAGAAGTGTTCCACATGATCAGGCAGGCAGTTATCATGGCAGGGGGTCTGGGGTCCCGTCTGAAGGACCGTACCGCCACCATGCCCAAGGGTTTCCTGGAGATCGACGGCATGGCTATCGTCGAGAGTTCCGTACGCAAGCTCATCTGGGCGGGCGTGGAGGAGATCATCATCGGCACCGGCCACTGCAGCGAATACTACGAGAAGCTGGCGGAGAAATACTCCTGCATAACCCTCGCCCACAATCCCGATTATGCGAACACCGGCAGCATGGGGACCCTCGCATGCTGTGCCGAGAAGGTCTACGGCGAGTTCCTCCTGTTGGAATCCGATCTGGTCTATGACCGCATAGGGCTGTTCGTCCTGGTCAACGATTGCCACAGCGACGTCATCCTCGCGTCCGGGAAGACCGGATCCGGAGATGAGGTCTATCTCGAGACCGATGCTGACGGTAATCT
This is a stretch of genomic DNA from Thermoplasmatales archaeon BRNA1. It encodes these proteins:
- a CDS encoding LPS biosynthesis protein, translated to MNDEQARLISMYKDVSEVLESHGIPFYLCYGSALGAVRHDGFIPWDDDIDLAVWEKDLPRIDDAMTQDLDSNKYYWHFPSADTHPHVILKTEDFEDDLKNKRAPFIDLFVLSDSPSTKVRSLLIKLPVAGIHLSATVVDHISSIRLHKCLAWTVGVFQRLADMICNKDTPLSVIRCAIRQNDVFPKEWWGEPIMHRFEDTDVPLPKEYDAVLTQLYGNYMTPPPEGARSGATGYPCSVYKDYVIGKNGK